The window ACGTCCTCGACCCCGCCCGCGTGGTGCCCGGCGTCGAACATCGCCTGCTCGGCCGCCATCTGGGCGGAGTCCTTCTCCTCGGACATCCCGATCGGACCCTGCATCTTGCCGTTGAGGAACTGCTTGACGACCGGCTCCTCGCTGGTCAGCAGCACCTCGCGCGGGCCGAACATGACCAGTTCCTTGCGGAAGAGCATGCCCAGGTTGTCCGGCACCGTGCGAGCCAGGTTGATGTTGTGCGTGACGATCAGGAACGTCGCGTCGATCTGCGCGTTGACGTCGAGGAACAGCTGCGAAATGTAGGTGGTGCGGACCGGGTCGAGGCCGGAGTCCGGCTCGTCGACCAGGATGATCTCCGGGTCCAGCACCAGGGCGCGGGCGAGGCCGGCGCGCTTGCGCATCCCGCCGGAGATCTCGCCCGGCAGCTTCTTGTCGGCGCCGTTCAGACCGGTCATGTCGAGCTTCTCGAGGACGATCCGGCGGATTTCCGTCTCGGACTTCTTCGTGTGCTCGCGCAGCGGGAAGGCGACGTTGTCGTAGAGGTTCATCGAGCCGAACAGCGCGCCGTCCTGGAACAGGACGCCGAAGAGCTTCCGGATCTCGTATAGCTTGTGCTCGGAGCAGGTGACGATGTCCACCCCGTTGATCACGCACCGGCCACGGTCGGGCTTGAGCAGCCCGATCATCGACTTGAGGAAGACCGACTTGCCGGTTCCCGACGGACCGAGCATCGCCGACACTTCGCCCGGGGGCAGCGTCAACGTGACGTCCCGCCAGATGGCCTGCTTACCGAAGGACTTGGTCAGGCCTTCGATGACCACCTCGGCACCCATCGCACCTCCAGGAGCTGTTCCGCGTCATTGCGCCCGCTGCCACACCCTTGCCACCCCACGCCGGTGGCGGGTGCGGGCCTGGCGCCCCAAGAACCCGCGTCAACCAGGTGCAACGAGCTGAGTGCGAACAGGTTACTCACCAGTTTTCTTTCCTGGCCAGCCCTGGTTCCATCGTCACCCCGCCGTGATCGGCAACTGCAGGCACGGTAGTCCATTCGGGGCAACGACGCAGATCTCCGGAGCCCCGAACCCGCGATTTAGGGACCCGGGGCTATTCGGACACAGCCCCTAGGGACTGAGCGGATCCCCGCAGGTCCGCGGCCACCGAGCACGAGGAAAGGGCGGGCACCCGAGTGGGTGCCCGCCCTTTTCGCGAGGTGGTGCGAGGCGCTCACGCGCCCGGAATCACTTGATGGAGATCTTGGCGCCCGCGGC of the Amycolatopsis sp. NBC_01488 genome contains:
- a CDS encoding ABC transporter ATP-binding protein yields the protein MGAEVVIEGLTKSFGKQAIWRDVTLTLPPGEVSAMLGPSGTGKSVFLKSMIGLLKPDRGRCVINGVDIVTCSEHKLYEIRKLFGVLFQDGALFGSMNLYDNVAFPLREHTKKSETEIRRIVLEKLDMTGLNGADKKLPGEISGGMRKRAGLARALVLDPEIILVDEPDSGLDPVRTTYISQLFLDVNAQIDATFLIVTHNINLARTVPDNLGMLFRKELVMFGPREVLLTSEEPVVKQFLNGKMQGPIGMSEEKDSAQMAAEQAMFDAGHHAGGVEDVTGVPPQMQTTPGVPTRMGAVRRKDRVMEIMHRLPQPAQESIIASLSPEEQRHYGVHPQRVAQAQQQQQVPAGVRPGDGVPNQHHGQLPADQVARIPGGQPPRPGTHRMPPNNGPGGR